One segment of Carya illinoinensis cultivar Pawnee chromosome 1, C.illinoinensisPawnee_v1, whole genome shotgun sequence DNA contains the following:
- the LOC122276384 gene encoding uncharacterized protein LOC122276384 — translation MLHSSPSFSIYHSGDEFQDLEGRDPSQEALERTITIGESLEAIGSGEFSFNKKSMSLIVEREEEKDEVVDGIQSGSVEEEANEPPSPPLYLATGLGIDTSGFGVGGGRGFDEFNLAVANFDDGGDVEEYCKRMVDEYPCHPLFLRKYAQVLQSKGDLQGAEEYYYRATLADPEDGEIMVLYAKLVWEHHHDQDRALSYFERAAQAAPQDSPVLAAYASFLWEIEDDKEEYEASQAHIQIEQEKRAEELEMSTSKEKVEIVSSSQHAPGLKIDVAGFPAAESSRGSNVEEYHKKMVEDNPNNPLFLRNYAQFLCQSKGDLQTAEEFYMRTILADPSDGEIMSQYAKLVWELYHDQDKALSYFERAVQASPGDSHVLAAYASFLWETEDEEDGDPRHGSDRALLIHG, via the exons ATGTTGCACTCATCACCGTCTTTTTCGATATACCATTCTGGGGATGAATTTCAGGATTTAGAGGGTCGAGATCCGAGTCAAGAAGCGCTGGAGAGAACTATTACCATAGGCGAGAGCTTAGAAGCCATAGGTAGTGGTGAATTCAGCTTTAACAAGAAGAGTATGAGCTTGATTGTGGAAAGGGAAGAGGAGAAGGATGAAGTTGTTGATGGGATTCAGAGTGGAAGTGTTGAAGAAGAAGCGAATGAACCACCTAGTCCACCCTTGTACCTTGCgacagggcttgggattgacaCTTCTGGTTTTGGTGTTGGCGGTGGCCGTGGTTTTGATGAGTTCAATTTAGCTGTGGCGAACTTCGATGATGGTGGCGATGTTGAAGAGTACTGCAAGAGGATGGTTGATGAATATCCGTGCCACCCGTTGTTTCTGAGAAAatatgctcaagttttgcag TCCAAGGGAGACCTTCAAGGAGCAGAGGAATACTATTATCGTGCTACACTAGCAGATCCTGAAGATGGTGAAATTATGGTGCTATATGCTAAACTCGTGTGGGAGCACCATCATGACCAAGATAGAGCCTTGAGTTACTTTGAGCGGGCAGCTCAAGCCGCTCCTCAGGATAG CCCTGTTCTTGCAGCATATGCTAGTTTCCTCTGGGAAATAGAGGATGACAAGGAAGAATATGAAGCATCTCAAGCTCACATTCAG ATTGAGCAGGAAAAACGTGCAGAGGAACTCGAAATGTCAACCtccaaagaaaaagttgaaatagtaagttcatcccaacatgCACCAGGTCTTAAGATTGATGTAGCTGGTTTTCCTGCGGCTGAATCCAGCAGAGGCAGCAATGTTGAGGAGTATCATAAGAAGATGGTTGAGGATAATCCTAACAACCCCTTGTTTCTAAGAAATTATGCTCAGTTCCTATGTCAG TCCAAGGGAGACCTCCAAACAGCAGAGGAATTTTACATGCGCACTATACTAGCTGATCCTAGTGATGGTGAAATCATGTCACAATATGCTAAATTGGTGTGGGAACTCTACCATGACCAAGATAAAGCATTGTCCTACTTTGAGAGAGCAGTTCAGGCTTCTCCTGGAGATAG CCATGTTCTTGCAGCATATGCTAGTTTCCTCTGGGAGACGGAAGACGAGGAAGATGGTGACCCAAGGCACGGCAGTGATCGGGCACTTCTTATCCACGGATAA